A stretch of Equus przewalskii isolate Varuska chromosome 11, EquPr2, whole genome shotgun sequence DNA encodes these proteins:
- the TMEM179B gene encoding transmembrane protein 179B isoform X1 — MALPWLQRLELALFAAAFLCGAVAAAALTRTQASFSGSCPLYGVATKNGSSLALSRPSAPSLCYFVAGASGLLALYCLLLLLFWVYSSCIEDSHRGPVGLRIALAVSAIAIFLVLVSACILRFGTSSLCKSIISLNVTNSCSEAQKIPWTPPGTALQFYSNLHNAEVRSWDMKDWTSSWVNLAFWCVVLVLQVVQCKSEATPYRPLERGDPEWSSETDALVGPRLSRS; from the exons ATGGCGCTGCCCTGGCTGCAGCGCTTAGAGCTCGCGCTCTTCGCGGCCGCCTTCCTGTGCGGGGCCGTGGCGGCCGCGGCGCTGACCCGGACCCAG GCCTCCTTCAGCGGCAGCTGTCCCCTATATGGTGTGGCCACCAAGAATGGCTCCTCCCTGGCCTTATCCCGACCCTCGGCCCCATCCCTCTGCTACTTTGTAGCTGGGGCCTCTGGTCTCCTGGCCCTCTACTGtctcctgcttctgctcttctGGGTCTACAGCAGCTGCATCGAGGACTCCCACAG AGGGCCGGTAGGGCTCCGCATCGCACTGGCTGTCTCAGCTATAGCCATCTTCCTGGTCTTAGTGTCTGCCTGTATCCTTCGATTTGGCACCAGTTCTCTCTGCAAATCCATCATCTCCCTGAACGTAACAAATAG CTGCTCTGAAGCCCAGAAAATTCCTTGGACTCCCCCTGGAACCGCTCTTCAGTTTTACTCCAACCTACACAATGCTGAAGTGAGGTCCTGGGATATGAAAGACTGG ACCTCTTCTTGGGTGAATCTGGCATTTTGGTGTGTGGTCTTGGTACTCCAGGTCGTGCAGTGTAAGTCGGAAGCTACCCCATACCGGCCTCTGGAGAGGGGGGACCCTGAGTGGAGCTCTGAGACAGATGCTCTCGTTGGGCCACGCCTCTCCCGTTCCTGA
- the TMEM179B gene encoding transmembrane protein 179B isoform X2 has protein sequence MALPWLQRLELALFAAAFLCGAVAAAALTRTQASFSGSCPLYGVATKNGSSLALSRPSAPSLCYFVAGASGLLALYCLLLLLFWVYSSCIEDSHRGPVGLRIALAVSAIAIFLVLVSACILRFGTSSLCKSIISLNVTNSCSEAQKIPWTPPGTALQFYSNLHNAETSSWVNLAFWCVVLVLQVVQCKSEATPYRPLERGDPEWSSETDALVGPRLSRS, from the exons ATGGCGCTGCCCTGGCTGCAGCGCTTAGAGCTCGCGCTCTTCGCGGCCGCCTTCCTGTGCGGGGCCGTGGCGGCCGCGGCGCTGACCCGGACCCAG GCCTCCTTCAGCGGCAGCTGTCCCCTATATGGTGTGGCCACCAAGAATGGCTCCTCCCTGGCCTTATCCCGACCCTCGGCCCCATCCCTCTGCTACTTTGTAGCTGGGGCCTCTGGTCTCCTGGCCCTCTACTGtctcctgcttctgctcttctGGGTCTACAGCAGCTGCATCGAGGACTCCCACAG AGGGCCGGTAGGGCTCCGCATCGCACTGGCTGTCTCAGCTATAGCCATCTTCCTGGTCTTAGTGTCTGCCTGTATCCTTCGATTTGGCACCAGTTCTCTCTGCAAATCCATCATCTCCCTGAACGTAACAAATAG CTGCTCTGAAGCCCAGAAAATTCCTTGGACTCCCCCTGGAACCGCTCTTCAGTTTTACTCCAACCTACACAATGCTGAA ACCTCTTCTTGGGTGAATCTGGCATTTTGGTGTGTGGTCTTGGTACTCCAGGTCGTGCAGTGTAAGTCGGAAGCTACCCCATACCGGCCTCTGGAGAGGGGGGACCCTGAGTGGAGCTCTGAGACAGATGCTCTCGTTGGGCCACGCCTCTCCCGTTCCTGA